The following proteins come from a genomic window of Xiphophorus couchianus chromosome 19, X_couchianus-1.0, whole genome shotgun sequence:
- the insm2 gene encoding insulinoma-associated protein 2: MPRGFLVKRNRRGSATYRARSDGTGTPEAPSCDRSRAQAESYGSVGLLNHRPGGASLELREDPGREAWSPHVEPAVEAEADRRAQLPETEVDVLSVDGDFPCFYPPPPPHEPTINKSCSPVKPVGTRLLEQHVESEQQPCSPVPDLPDLPFLVSAAPTSVSASIERLLASGGGSSSNNRLHAQSYGHNDPNLAHVHLFPSLTLMGQENATRKRSYLDSDHQNKLSTKQTKKPKPNRRQNFEDEVTTSPVLGLRIKKESPELRRSAPTGTQPLGEFICQLCKEEYPDPFSLAQHKCSRIVRVEYRCPECDKVFSCPANLASHRRWHKPRPVNNQGIEGHANRTQPLKEARAFVTHERQPVDLEGKENELLRAHTNQHLDSSRVLLLHGRTRDTPDSSSTHYRNPDLQQHVRAADSPPSGLLRLTPGEQQQQQPLTFVRSLVEEELYECRYCGKKFRRQAYLKKHLAAHEMTARASPTPSSYSQARDTGSVQSGQVFLCHLCGARFPSVEIRDKHRVWHAMRDELLAETLGGALAADGFHAHREEGSGREREQQQIFTCKYCPSTFFSSPGLTRHINKSHPTENRQVMLLQMTVRP; encoded by the coding sequence ATGCCTCGAGGATTCTTGGTAAAGCGGAACCGCCGAGGTTCGGCGACTTACCGCGCACGAAGCGACGGCACCGGCACACCTGAAGCGCCCAGCTGTGACCGGAGTCGCGCGCAGGCTGAGAGCTACGGTTCAGTGGGACTCTTGAATCACCGTCCAGGTGGAGCATCGCTGGAACTCCGCGAGGATCCGGGCAGGGAGGCGTGGAGTCCCCACGTGGAGCCCGCGGTGGAGGCGGAAGCTGACCGGCGCGCACAGTTACCGGAGACCGAGGTGGACGTTCTGAGTGTGGACGGTGACTTCCCCTGTTTCTacccacctccacctccacacGAACCGACCATAAACAAGTCCTGTAGTCCAGTCAAACCAGTGGGAACGAGGCTGCTGGAGCAGCACGTGGAGAGCGAACAGCAGCCGTGCTCCCCGGTACCGGACCTACCGGACCTGCCGTTCCTGGTGAGCGCCGCACCGACCTCCGTGTCCGCTTCCATCGAGAGGCTGCTCGCaagcggcggcggcagcagcagcaacaaccgTCTCCACGCGCAGTCCTATGGTCACAACGACCCGAATCTGGCTCACGTGCACTTGTTCCCGTCTCTGACCCTGATGGGTCAAGAGAACGCCACTAGAAAGCGCTCGTACCTTGATTCGGACCACCAGAACAAACTCAGCACTAAGCAGACGAAGAAACCCAAACCGAACCGGAGACAGAACTTCGAGGATGAGGTCACAACGTCTCCGGTTCTGGGTCTGCGCATCAAGAAGGAGAGTCCGGAGCTGAGGAGGTCTGCTCCCACCGGGACTCAGCCCCTCGGAGAGTTTATCTGCCAGCTCTGTAAGGAGGAGTACCCCGACCCCTTCTCCCTCGCGCAGCACAAATGCTCCCGCATAGTGCGCGTGGAGTACCGCTGCCCCGAGTGCGACAAGGTCTTCAGCTGTCCCGCCAACCTGGCCTCCCACCGGCGCTGGCACAAACCACGTCCGGTAAACAACCAGGGCATAGAAGGTCACGCGAACCGGACCCAGCCGCTAAAGGAGGCACGAGCCTTCGTCACGCACGAGCGGCAGCCGGTGGACTTGGAGGGAAAGGAGAATGAGTTGCTGCGCGCGCACACCAATCAGCACCTGGACAGCTCCCGCGTGCTGCTGCTCCACGGTCGGACCCGAGACACTCCCGATTCCTCCTCCACTCACTACCGGAACCCGGACCTGCAGCAGCACGTGAGAGCCGCGGACAGCCCTCCGTCCGGACTCCTGCGTCTGACCCCGggcgagcagcagcagcagcagccgctgACCTTCGTCCGGTCCTTAGTGGAGGAGGAACTGTACGAGTGCCGCTACTGCGGGAAGAAGTTCCGCCGGCAGGCTTACTTGAAGAAACACCTGGCCGCGCACGAGATGACAGCGCGCGCTTCACCAACCCCATCGTCCTACAGCCAAGCGCGCGACACCGGCAGTGTCCAGAGCGGCCAGGTGTTCCTGTGTCACCTGTGCGGCGCGCGGTTCCCGTCGGTGGAAATCCGGGACAAGCACCGCGTGTGGCACGCGATGAGGGACGAGCTGCTGGCGGAAACGCTGGGGGGAGCGCTGGCAGCGGACGGGTTCCACGCGCACAGAGAGGAGGGCAGCGGCAGGGAGCGCGAGCAGCAACAGATCTTCACGTGCAAGTACTGTCCGTCCACGTTCTTCAGCTCCCCTGGGCTCACGAGACACATCAACAAGTCTCACCCCACCGAGAATCGGCAGGTGATGCTGCTGCAGATGACAGTACGACCATAA
- the nfkbiab gene encoding nuclear factor of kappa light polypeptide gene enhancer in B-cells inhibitor, alpha b, giving the protein MRSVFIIQVWAEIPSLALLCVCEVILVVSLVEIPHLCVNSARSAARYTQRAFTGCSAHTLNHSTTRTARTNMDLHRASILNQMDYNRESKEGKAAQSTEERLDSGVDSLKEEEYQAVAEELHRLQLESERQQAAARTEEPLQEWQTQTTDEGDTLLHLAIIHEAKDYIKQMIDLSKNTPFLNAQNDLRQTPLHLAVITNQPNVCSSLLASGCDPTLVDNSGDTPLHIACRHGNLYCFSVITQNCRLEHLHTAMAACNYNGQNCLHLASVHGFLSLVEKMVDLGADINAKEQHNGRSSLHLAVDQQNLALVKLLLRKGANPNLLSSGGHTPFHLTYGLDNCDIQKELFPVTHPDLRDLSESENSGEESSSEESDEEGMYDDIQWNGH; this is encoded by the exons ATGAGAAGCGTTTTTATTATTCAAGTCTGGGCAGAAATCCCCTCTCTGGCTCTGCTGTGTGTTTGCGAAGTTATTCTAGTTGTCAGTTTGGTGGAAATCCCCCACCTATGTGTTAACTCCGCCCGCTCTGCAGCCAGATACACGCAGAGGGCATTTACAGGCTGCAGCGCACACACGCTTAACCACAGTACAACTAGGACTGCCAGAACCAACATGGACCTTCACCGGGCCAGTATATTAAACCAAATGGATTACAATCGGGAGTCTAAAGAAGGGAAAGCGGCCCAGTCGACGGAGGAGCGGCTCGACAGCGGCGTGGACTCGCTGAAGGAGGAAGAGTACCAGGCTGTGGCGGAGGAGCTCCATCGGCTCCAGCTGGAGAGTGAGCGCCAGCAGGCCGCGGCTCGGACCGAAGAGCCGCTGCAGGAGTGGCAGACGCAGACTACAGACGAGGGAGACAC GCTGCTCCACCTGGCCATCATCCACGAAGCAAAGGACTACATCAAACAAATGATTGACCTTTCAAAGAACACACCTTTCCTCAATGCACAGAATGACCTGAGACAG ACTCCTCTCCACTTAGCAGTGATAACAAACCAGCCGAACGTCTGCTCCAGTCTCCTCGCGTCCGGCTGCGACCCCACGCTGGTGGACAACAGCGGCGACACGCCTCTTCACATCGCCTGTCGCCACGGTAACCTGTACTGCTTCAGCGTCATCACGCAGAACTGCAGGCTGGAGCACCTGCACACGGCGATGGCCGCCTGCAACTACAACG GTCAGAACTGCCTCCACCTGGCTTCAGTTCACGGTTTCCTCTCACTGGTGGAGAAAATGGTTGACCTCGGAGCGGACATCAACGCTAAA GAGCAGCACAACGGCCGCAGCTCGCTGCATCTTGCCGTGGACCAGCAGAACCTCGCTCTGGTCAAACTCCTCCTGAGGAAAGGAGCAAACCCCAACCTCCTGTCGTCCGGGGGACACACTCCCTTCCACCTCACCTACGGTTTGGACAACTGCGACATCCAGAAAGAGCTGTTCCCGGTGACCCATCCGGACCTGAGGGATCTCTCTGAATCAGAAAACAGCGGAGAGGAGTCGTCGTCGGAGGAGTCGGACGAAGAG GGAATGTACGACGACATTCAGTGGAACGgacattag